Below is a window of Pseudomonas eucalypticola DNA.
CGGGTCGGGTGGGAAAAAGTCTAGTTGCTCATGCCGCCGTCGATCACATGGACAGCGCCAGTGGTATAGGCGCTGGCCTCCGAGCCCAGGTACAGGGCCAACCGAGCGATCTCCTCGGGCGTGCCCAGGCGGCCCATGGGCTGGCGCGCCACGAAGGCCTGGTACACCTCGGCCTCGCTGCGACCTTCGGCGCGGGCCTGGTCGGCGATGCGCTGGCGCAGGGAGGGCGAGTCGACGGTGCCGGGGCAGATAGCGTTGCAGCGGATACCCTGGGCCACGTAGTCGGCGGCCACGGATTTGGTCAGGCCGATCACCGCCGCCTTGCTCGCCGAATAGGCGAAGCGGTTGGGCACGCCCTTCACGCTGGAGGCCACGGAGGCCATGTTGACGATGCTGCCTCTGCCCGCGGCGAGCATGCCCGGCAGCACGGCGCGGATCATGCGGTACATGGCCGTGACGTTGAGGTCGAAGGAGAACTGCCAGGCTTGCTCGTCGCACTCCAGCAAGCTGCCGCTGTGCACATAGCCCGCGCAATTGAACAGCACATCGACGGTGCCCACCTGTTCGGCCACGGCCAGGATGGCGGCGGGGTCGGTGACGTCCAGGGCCAGTGCCTGAACACCCGGCACATCGCGCAGGCCGTCGATGTTCAGGTCGGTGGCGATGACGTGGGCGCCGGCCTGCTGGAAGGCCAATACCGAGGCACGGCCAATACCCTGGGCAGCGGCCGTGATCAACACACGTTTGTCAGCGAGGCTCATGGGGGAGGTCCTTGTTGTTATGAAGCACATCCGCTTGGGCTCTGTATGGAATGCATCCCAACTCGGCCATGCTGCGTTGAAAACAGCCGCTGGAATGCCCTTGAAGAATAGACACTAGATCGTCTTGCCGATAATCGCCAATGAGTTATTCTCACCTTTCAATAACCAGGGGTTATCGCATGGCCGAGGTGTCCTACAACCAATTGTGCAACTGGCTGCGGTTCCGCCACCTTGTGTTGATCGACACCCTGGCCCGAACCCAGAACATGCACGCCACTGCCCAGCAAATGAACATCAGCCAGCCGGCGGTGAGCAAGATGCTGCGCGAGGCCGAGAAAATGCTCGGCTTCGACCTGTTCCAGCGCCTGCCGCGCAGCCTGCAGCCCACCGACCTGGGGCTGCACGTGGCGCGCTACGCGCAGATCGCCCTCAATGACGCGCGCCATTTCGTCGGCCAGGTCAACGACCTGCGCGAGGGTGGCCACGGCCTGTTGAAAATCGGCACCATCTTCGCCCCCACATCCCTGGCCTTGCCCCAGGCCATTGTCGCCGTCAAACAGCGGTGGCCGCTGCTGACCCTGGAAGTGCTGGAGGGCACCAGCGCCAACCTGTTGACCATGCTCGAACACAAGCAATTGGACCTGGTAGTCGCGCGCTTCACCCTGGACCGCCATCGGCAGCTGTTCGACTTCCAGCCCCTGGCCCCGGAACCGCTATGCCTGGTCGCCGGTAGCCAGCACCCGCTGGCGGGCAATTGCGATCTGCCGCTGGCTGAACTGGGGCAGTGGCCGTGGATCGTCTACCCCTCGGGCACCCCCATGCGTGCCCGGCTGGAGCGCGCATTTGCCGAGGCGGGCATGCAGTCGCCGGGCAATACCGTGGAAACCATTTCGATGCAGACCACCCTGCAGTTGCTGCAGACCGCGCCCATGCTGGCCATGTTGGCGGAGTCCATGGTCGAGCCGGACATCCGCGCGGGCAGGCTGACGCGGTTGAACCTGCCATTTCCGTTGGTGCTGGATGACTATGGCATCATCACGCGGCGCGGGGAGGTACCGGGGTGGTCGGCGCAGGCGTTCATCGAAGCACTGGGCGACCGGCAACGGCCGTAGGCGCTGGCTTTCAATCCAGCCGGGCGTACCCCCACTGCACCGCTTGCGTCTCGTAGCGTTGCACCACCTCATAATCGGCCAGGCGCGCTGGCAGCACCTGTACGATGCCCAAGGTGTCCGTTATCTCGGGGTCGCTGCGCAGCCCGCTGTTCAGCGCGTCGAGCAGATCGGCCACCGGCACGTCGTTGTGGGCACTGATGTACGGCAACGTCGGGCTGTTCACGGTCCGCCCCAATACCCTCACCTGCGCTACCGTTTGAGGCGCAAAGCGCTTGAGGTAGGCAAAGGTCACGCTATCGATGGCGGCCAGGTCGGCCTGGCCGGCCGCCACCCGCCGCAGGCTTTCGCGGTGGCTGCCGCTGATGCTTACCCGGGCGAAAAATCGTCCGTCGCGGGCCAGCGGTGCCACGGCATGGCGCAGCAGGTTCATGCCGCTGTTGGAGTCCTCGCCGTTGACCGCCGCATGGCTGCCGCGCAGGTCGGCAAGGTGCTGCCATGACGCCTGATGGTGGACAACCAGCAGGCTGCAATGCTCGCCACCCTGGGCATCGGGCAGGTCGAAACAGGGCCGGCCAATCACCCGAACCCTGTCCTTGAGGCGGGTGACAAGGGGGTAGCCGCAGGTCTGGCCGATCAGCAGGCGCGGGTTGAGCCATAGCTGTTCAAGGGGCTCGTCGTCCCGCTGGCGGTGGCCGATGCCCAGCACGCGCAGGGTATGGGCCAGCCAGCGCTCACTGGCCTGCAACACCTGGGTCGGCGCCACGTACATCGGCAGTTCGGCGATCATGCGCGGCTCCTCAGTGCCAGGGGTGCAGTGGGCTGTCGATGGGGCGCAGGCCATGGCGGCGAAACAGTTCACCGTAGCCGTGCACCAGGAAATGGCCACTGCGGCGCAGCCAGTCTTCTCGCCGTTGGCGGTAGACCCGCGGCAGGTAATACCAGGGTAGGCCGGGCAGGTCGTGGTGCACCAGGTGCAGGTTGAGGTTCAGGAACAGCCAGCGCCAGGGCCAGCCGGCTTCGTTGATCACCGAGCGCTGTTCCGGGGACTGGGCCGGACGGTGCTCGTAATAGGAACGCACCATCGACAGGGCCAGCGCCAGCAGGCTGGCGGTGACGTAGCCCAGTACGCCGATACCGCCCTGGCTGTGAACGAACGCCAGTAAGGCCAGCACGCACACCCCGTGGCATAGCCACATGAGCCAGGCCTGGACCACGCCTTGACGCAGGCGAGTGGCTTCGGCGACCAGCAAGCTCGCCAGCGCCAGCGCAGGGCCCACCAGCAAACGCCCGCAGAGCGTCTTGTTCAACCAGTGCAGCCTGCGCGCCAGCCCACCGCTGCTGGCCCAGGCGCTCTGGTCGACATAGCGGCTTTCAGGGTCGCGCCTGGGGCGGGTCAGCTCGGCGTCACGGTGGTGCAGCAGGTGGCCGTCGCGGTACAGGGTATAGGGGTACCATAGCGCGAACGGGGCATAGCCCAGCAGCTTGTTGACCCAGGGCAGGCGCGTAGGGTGGCCATGCAGCAATTCGTGTTGCAGCGACATCCACAGGGTGATCAGCGGAACCAGCAACACCAGGGTCACCCCGGAACCCAGCCTGGGGCCGTAGTGGATCAGGCCGAACCAGCCCGCGTAGGTGCCCAGCAGCAATAGCCAGGTGGGCCAGTCGGTGCGGGCGGTCCAGGTACGTTGCAGGGCGGTGATGCCGTGCTGGTGTGCAGCGTCGAGATAGGCAGGCATGGCAGGCCAGGTGCGTGATGGGACGACGGCACCATAGCAACATTTTTTATATCGTAAAAATCACCAGTTGCTACTTGGATAGATGAAAAACTAATAAGTCGCCGCCTCAACGCATTGCCGCCTCGGCTCCGGACGGCCGGGCCCATCGTCTAGT
It encodes the following:
- a CDS encoding phosphate/phosphite/phosphonate ABC transporter substrate-binding protein, producing MIAELPMYVAPTQVLQASERWLAHTLRVLGIGHRQRDDEPLEQLWLNPRLLIGQTCGYPLVTRLKDRVRVIGRPCFDLPDAQGGEHCSLLVVHHQASWQHLADLRGSHAAVNGEDSNSGMNLLRHAVAPLARDGRFFARVSISGSHRESLRRVAAGQADLAAIDSVTFAYLKRFAPQTVAQVRVLGRTVNSPTLPYISAHNDVPVADLLDALNSGLRSDPEITDTLGIVQVLPARLADYEVVQRYETQAVQWGYARLD
- a CDS encoding fatty acid desaturase, whose protein sequence is MPAYLDAAHQHGITALQRTWTARTDWPTWLLLLGTYAGWFGLIHYGPRLGSGVTLVLLVPLITLWMSLQHELLHGHPTRLPWVNKLLGYAPFALWYPYTLYRDGHLLHHRDAELTRPRRDPESRYVDQSAWASSGGLARRLHWLNKTLCGRLLVGPALALASLLVAEATRLRQGVVQAWLMWLCHGVCVLALLAFVHSQGGIGVLGYVTASLLALALSMVRSYYEHRPAQSPEQRSVINEAGWPWRWLFLNLNLHLVHHDLPGLPWYYLPRVYRQRREDWLRRSGHFLVHGYGELFRRHGLRPIDSPLHPWH
- a CDS encoding SDR family oxidoreductase produces the protein MSLADKRVLITAAAQGIGRASVLAFQQAGAHVIATDLNIDGLRDVPGVQALALDVTDPAAILAVAEQVGTVDVLFNCAGYVHSGSLLECDEQAWQFSFDLNVTAMYRMIRAVLPGMLAAGRGSIVNMASVASSVKGVPNRFAYSASKAAVIGLTKSVAADYVAQGIRCNAICPGTVDSPSLRQRIADQARAEGRSEAEVYQAFVARQPMGRLGTPEEIARLALYLGSEASAYTTGAVHVIDGGMSN
- a CDS encoding LysR family transcriptional regulator, encoding MAEVSYNQLCNWLRFRHLVLIDTLARTQNMHATAQQMNISQPAVSKMLREAEKMLGFDLFQRLPRSLQPTDLGLHVARYAQIALNDARHFVGQVNDLREGGHGLLKIGTIFAPTSLALPQAIVAVKQRWPLLTLEVLEGTSANLLTMLEHKQLDLVVARFTLDRHRQLFDFQPLAPEPLCLVAGSQHPLAGNCDLPLAELGQWPWIVYPSGTPMRARLERAFAEAGMQSPGNTVETISMQTTLQLLQTAPMLAMLAESMVEPDIRAGRLTRLNLPFPLVLDDYGIITRRGEVPGWSAQAFIEALGDRQRP